A single window of Pontibacillus chungwhensis DNA harbors:
- the yabG gene encoding sporulation peptidase YabG — protein MISRGDLVTRSSYKHDVLFRVQDIQESRVLLYGEEIRLEADAPLSDLVKVQTDDLKRRKREAKEKEDYSYRLFRQDYQLMRQKRDYEASGGYQHQNAYFQLPSRVLHLDGDRLYLKKCIDLYQQLGLQVHGVHLSEKEMAHEIGDLIDKINPDVVVITGHDSYSKSKGNKHDLRAYRHSKYFAEAVREARRKVPHLDQLVIFAGACQSHFESLIRAGANFASSPSRINIHALDPVYIVAKISYTSFMDKVNVWDVIRNTLTGEKGLGGVDTRGLMRTGMPYDAEEEIEDEENNPFQHPLS, from the coding sequence ATGATTAGCAGAGGAGATTTAGTTACGCGATCCTCCTACAAGCATGATGTATTATTTCGTGTGCAGGATATTCAAGAAAGTCGAGTGCTGTTGTACGGAGAAGAAATCCGTCTTGAAGCAGATGCTCCACTGTCAGACCTGGTAAAGGTCCAAACAGATGACCTGAAGCGGCGCAAAAGGGAAGCTAAAGAGAAAGAAGATTATTCGTATCGATTATTTCGACAAGATTATCAGCTTATGCGTCAAAAGCGTGACTATGAAGCTTCAGGCGGTTACCAGCATCAAAATGCCTATTTCCAGCTTCCATCCCGTGTTCTTCATCTGGATGGAGACAGATTGTATTTAAAAAAGTGTATCGATCTATATCAGCAATTAGGTTTGCAGGTTCATGGGGTCCATTTAAGTGAAAAAGAAATGGCTCATGAAATTGGAGATTTAATTGATAAGATTAACCCGGATGTGGTCGTCATTACAGGCCATGATTCTTATTCTAAAAGTAAAGGGAATAAGCATGATCTCCGTGCTTATCGCCATTCCAAGTATTTTGCAGAAGCGGTAAGGGAAGCTCGGAGGAAAGTGCCTCACCTGGATCAGCTTGTCATTTTTGCTGGTGCCTGTCAGTCTCATTTTGAATCTTTAATACGTGCAGGAGCTAATTTCGCTAGTTCTCCTTCACGTATTAACATTCATGCGTTAGATCCTGTTTATATAGTGGCGAAAATTAGCTATACCTCCTTCATGGATAAAGTGAATGTATGGGATGTAATCCGTAATACGTTAACTGGTGAAAAAGGTCTTGGGGGAGTGGATACACGAGGATTGATGAGAACAGGTATGCCTTATGACGCTGAGGAAGAAATTGAAGATGAAGAGAATAATCCTTTTCAACACCCATTATCATAA
- the rsmA gene encoding 16S rRNA (adenine(1518)-N(6)/adenine(1519)-N(6))-dimethyltransferase RsmA, whose translation MSDYKAIATPVRTKAILEKYGFSFKKSLGQNFLIDANTLENIVNHAGVNAESGAIEIGPGIGALTEQLARKADRVLAFEIDQRLLPILKDTLHDYDNVSVIHQDILQANVKEMIQDHFKEGQPVHVVANLPYYITTPILMNLLMERLPIDSITVMIQKEVADRMAASPNSKAYGSLSIAVQYYTEAKVVMDVPRTVFMPQPNVGSAVLRLSMRNEPPVDVKNEPFFFDLVRASFGQRRKTIMNNLSRHFKDRFSKDEIREYLEKSGIEEKRRGESLSIEEFARLANTFYEAL comes from the coding sequence ATGAGTGATTATAAAGCAATAGCAACACCCGTGCGAACGAAAGCGATTCTTGAGAAGTACGGATTCTCGTTCAAAAAGAGTTTAGGGCAAAATTTCTTAATAGATGCCAACACATTAGAAAATATTGTGAATCATGCAGGGGTAAATGCGGAGAGTGGCGCAATTGAAATTGGGCCAGGAATAGGAGCCCTAACAGAGCAACTGGCACGTAAGGCGGACCGAGTGCTGGCCTTTGAAATTGACCAGCGTTTACTTCCGATCTTAAAAGATACACTTCATGATTATGATAATGTCTCTGTTATTCATCAGGATATTTTGCAGGCTAACGTAAAAGAAATGATCCAGGATCATTTTAAAGAAGGTCAACCTGTCCATGTTGTGGCCAACCTGCCTTATTATATTACGACACCTATTCTAATGAATTTGTTAATGGAGCGCTTACCGATTGATAGCATAACGGTAATGATTCAAAAAGAAGTGGCAGATCGAATGGCGGCATCTCCGAACAGCAAAGCTTACGGTTCTCTTTCCATAGCAGTTCAATACTATACCGAGGCTAAGGTTGTGATGGATGTTCCTAGAACGGTCTTTATGCCTCAACCAAATGTAGGTTCAGCTGTGCTCCGTCTTTCCATGAGAAATGAGCCCCCGGTAGATGTGAAAAATGAACCTTTCTTCTTTGATCTCGTGCGGGCATCCTTTGGGCAGCGTCGTAAAACGATTATGAATAACCTCAGTCGCCATTTTAAGGATCGGTTTAGCAAAGATGAAATAAGAGAGTATTTAGAGAAAAGCGGTATTGAAGAAAAGCGCAGAGGCGAATCCTTATCTATAGAGGAATTTGCTCGACTCGCAAACACGTTTTACGAAGCATTATAG
- a CDS encoding G5 and 3D domain-containing protein: MKKIIALVASALMFFALLGSLGFETTKAEVQLSTNKETKTVRTHAGTVEDLLNDQGIKVEPHDALSHNLNDTITSGMNIDYQSAKQITVKVDGNTQQYYTTADTVQQLFKAEGISIKERDKVSHEQASSLKDGMEIQVQKAFKVALNDGGETSEIWTTANTVNDFLKQQAISLNELDRLKQKESASLSKDQNEVTITRVEKVTDVVEETVDYAVVKRNDKSLAKGKEKVVQNGEEGQVVKQYEVTLENGEEVDRKLVKEESKKDSKDKIVAIGTKVQQVQSSQPQISRSNSSSGVQKTLYMHATAYTAYCAGCSGVTSTGINLRANPNQKVIAVDPNVIPLGSKVWVEGYGYAIAGDQGSAIKGNRIDLFMSSKSAANSFGRRNVQVKVYGK; the protein is encoded by the coding sequence GTGAAAAAAATAATCGCGTTGGTCGCAAGTGCCCTTATGTTTTTTGCCTTACTTGGGAGCTTAGGGTTTGAAACTACCAAGGCAGAAGTACAATTAAGCACGAATAAAGAAACAAAAACCGTGCGTACTCATGCTGGTACGGTGGAAGACCTGTTAAACGACCAAGGAATAAAAGTAGAACCACATGATGCATTATCACACAATCTTAACGATACAATTACTTCAGGAATGAATATAGACTATCAATCTGCTAAACAGATCACTGTGAAAGTAGATGGTAACACTCAACAATACTACACTACAGCCGATACAGTACAACAGCTATTCAAAGCAGAAGGCATCTCTATTAAAGAGCGTGACAAAGTGTCCCACGAACAAGCATCTTCTCTGAAAGATGGAATGGAAATTCAAGTTCAAAAGGCATTTAAGGTCGCTTTAAATGATGGCGGTGAAACTTCTGAAATATGGACAACGGCTAACACCGTAAATGATTTCTTGAAACAACAGGCTATCTCTCTTAACGAACTGGATCGTTTAAAACAAAAAGAGTCCGCTTCATTATCTAAAGATCAAAATGAAGTGACGATTACTCGTGTTGAGAAGGTAACAGATGTTGTTGAAGAAACGGTGGATTATGCTGTCGTAAAACGTAACGACAAATCCTTGGCAAAGGGTAAAGAGAAAGTTGTTCAAAACGGTGAAGAGGGCCAAGTTGTAAAGCAATATGAAGTCACGTTAGAAAATGGCGAAGAAGTGGACCGTAAACTTGTGAAAGAAGAAAGTAAAAAGGACAGTAAGGATAAGATTGTTGCCATTGGTACGAAGGTGCAGCAAGTTCAGTCATCCCAACCTCAAATTTCTCGTAGTAACAGTTCATCGGGCGTTCAAAAGACATTATACATGCATGCAACAGCTTACACGGCCTACTGTGCCGGGTGTAGTGGTGTAACATCAACAGGGATTAATCTGCGTGCAAATCCAAATCAAAAAGTCATCGCTGTAGATCCGAATGTTATCCCATTAGGATCTAAAGTATGGGTTGAAGGTTATGGGTATGCTATTGCAGGAGACCAGGGCTCAGCAATTAAAGGAAATCGCATTGATTTATTTATGTCTAGTAAAAGTGCTGCAAATAGCTTTGGTCGCAGAAATGTTCAGGTAAAAGTATATGGAAAGTAG
- the rnmV gene encoding ribonuclease M5 — MIIKEVIVVEGRDDTVNIKRAVDADTIETNGSAVNKETITKICHAQEKRGVIIFTDPDSPGERIRSIVSEAVPGCKHAFLPKEQALAKHSKGVGVEHATPADIQEALKNVYSITETYETDIEQADLVDYGLLGGQGSKARREKLGKRLKIGYTNGKQLYKRLVMFQITREEFIAAMEDMKQEEEE, encoded by the coding sequence ATGATTATTAAAGAGGTAATTGTAGTTGAAGGAAGAGATGATACGGTGAATATCAAGCGTGCTGTAGACGCGGATACCATCGAAACAAATGGTTCAGCTGTAAACAAGGAAACCATTACAAAGATTTGCCACGCCCAGGAAAAAAGAGGCGTGATTATTTTTACAGATCCTGATTCCCCGGGGGAGAGAATACGTAGCATAGTTTCCGAGGCTGTACCAGGTTGTAAACACGCATTTTTACCTAAAGAGCAAGCACTAGCGAAACACTCCAAAGGCGTAGGGGTTGAGCATGCTACACCAGCAGATATCCAAGAGGCTCTAAAGAACGTATACAGTATAACAGAGACCTATGAGACGGATATTGAACAAGCCGATTTGGTTGATTATGGTCTGCTAGGCGGACAGGGGTCGAAAGCAAGACGGGAAAAGTTAGGGAAACGATTAAAAATTGGTTATACCAATGGAAAACAGTTATATAAACGCCTGGTTATGTTCCAGATCACAAGAGAAGAGTTCATAGCTGCGATGGAAGATATGAAGCAGGAGGAAGAAGAATGA
- a CDS encoding small, acid-soluble spore protein, alpha/beta type, whose protein sequence is MGKRRGYMSDELKEEIAKELGFYDTVEKDGWGGITARDAGNITKRAIQKAQEQMMRDKS, encoded by the coding sequence TTGGGTAAACGTCGAGGCTACATGTCTGATGAGTTAAAAGAGGAAATCGCAAAGGAATTAGGTTTTTACGACACGGTTGAAAAGGATGGTTGGGGCGGTATTACGGCGCGTGACGCTGGCAATATCACCAAACGGGCTATCCAAAAAGCTCAAGAACAAATGATGAGGGACAAGTCCTAA
- the veg gene encoding biofilm formation stimulator Veg, which translates to MAKTLAEIKQSLDGQIGKRLTLKANGGRRKTIERSGVLAETYPSVFIVELDQEENAYERVSYSYADVLTETVELNFGEDLSRMMLGEQ; encoded by the coding sequence GTGGCAAAAACGTTAGCAGAAATCAAACAGTCTCTCGATGGGCAAATTGGGAAACGGTTAACATTGAAAGCTAATGGTGGTAGACGTAAAACCATCGAACGAAGTGGTGTATTAGCTGAAACGTATCCTTCTGTTTTCATTGTAGAACTTGACCAAGAAGAGAATGCTTATGAACGCGTCTCTTATAGCTATGCTGATGTACTTACTGAAACAGTAGAGCTAAACTTTGGTGAAGATCTGAGCAGAATGATGTTAGGGGAGCAGTAA